A genomic window from Hemibagrus wyckioides isolate EC202008001 unplaced genomic scaffold, SWU_Hwy_1.0 Contig31, whole genome shotgun sequence includes:
- the LOC131350305 gene encoding immunoglobulin iota chain-like, producing the protein MLLFFIFIVVKNIGAVDSSIAPEQTIISSSEGSNITLTCTYDDSAYSLHWYRQKPQSEPEFLLLIQKSTDYVTKAEHLDPRLSIKLHKTNKKVDLEIFPAAVSDSALYYCTMEP; encoded by the exons atgttactcttctttattttcatagttgttaaaaacattg gtgctgttgacagcagcattgcaccagaacaaaccatcatatcttcaagtgaaggcagcaacatcacactgacctgcacatatgatgattcagcttactctctccactggtatcgacaaaaacctcaatcagaaccagagtttctgctgctgattcagAAATCTACAGATTATGTCACTAAAGCTGAACATCTTGACCCACGACTATCCATCAAACTTCACAAAACGaacaagaaagtagatctggagatatttcctgctgcagtatcagactctgcactgtactactgcaccatggagccc